DNA sequence from the Chitinophagaceae bacterium genome:
GGATAAAGCGGTTGATTTTTGCCAGTTTGTAATCTAAAAAGCGGGCAATGGCGGTTTGTTCTTGTTTGGGGGGACATACACCAAATGCATTTTGCAAATCATAAACGCCCAGCCCCACTCGTGTCACACCATTTGAGCAAATCTCAAATTGAGAGTTAAATCTTTTATGTTGGAATAACCTAAAAATATATTTTCCATCAATAAATTCATAAGATCTTATAATTGATAAGTGATAGCCACAAATTACATTTTCTAAATCTTCAATTACAAATGCTGGAACAGCAATATCATTCGCAGTTTCTGAATCTTTTGTGATTATTACATCTCCTGAAAGTAATTTGAATTTTTCTATTTGTTCATCAGAAGCTGATGCAATCATAAACTGCATACTATTTCTAATAAAATCATTTTTGTAAACATCTGTATAGTTACAAAGGCGTACTTTTTTCTCACCTTCCTTGGAATGTTTATCTACATTACTGGGGAAGCAATCCGCTAAATACTTCAACTTTCTTACTTCCCAATGCTCAGGAATTTCCCCCAGCCATGGGATGCCGCTGTTTTTATATTTCGGATATGAATTATATTTTGCCATTCAATTTGTCTTTAAACCAATTTTCGGGGTTGTTGATGATGTAATTAGCAATTCTGGTGTATTCCTGTTTGTTTCTGATGATGTGGTCGTTATAATTGGGTTGAAAAAAATGATTGTTTCGGTTGTATTTGGGTATGTCCAAATGATGTTCATCTATATAATCATCAATTTTTGTATTGACGGCCGATTTAAAACCTGCCATGAATGATGAAATGGATTTGGGTAATCGTATGGGGGAATTGCGTTTGATGGATAATGATTCGGATTTGGTTGTTTCCATTTGTTCGTTCGGTTCGTTCGGTAGATACGCACGGCCGTGCGTATCTACGTACGTATCCCGATCCATCACATCATCACCAACCAAATCATCCCGATTTTCATTATAAATTTCAACAATGGTGTGTAAATGATTGGGCATTATTACAAATTCGTGCAAAAATAATTCATTTCGAATTTCAAATGATTTAAACCATTCCTGTTCCACGATTTTGCCAAAATCGGATAATTCCATTTGTACAGACGCACGGCCGTTCGTCTGTACAATTTTACCCAAATTACATTCCCTGTTTTGGGTTACAATGGTCAAAAAATACAGCGCATCTGCCGAATAATCCCAATTGGGTTTTCGGTGTGATGCTATGCGATATTTATTTTGAAATTTTTCTGACATATTTCAGTTTTCAATTCTTGCGACAGTGTCGCAATTATTCAATAATCTCTTTTAACAAACCATCTGTTTCCTTTTCTAAAGCCAAAATATCATTGGCAATGTCCGATAGTGCTCTCAATGGCTCATATTGATAAAAATATTTATTGAAGGCTATTTCGTAGCCCACTTTCATTTTGTCTTTGTCATACCAAGCACCCACAGCAAAAGGTAGTACTTCCCTATTGAAATACTCATCTATCAGGATATTGCGTGCAATGCCTTTACGCATTGGTACATTTTCCGTGTCTTTTAAACTGCTATCGCTTTTGGGTTTGCCTTTGCTGTCTTTGACAATATTGCCTTTTTCATCTCTTTCAGGTTGGTGTACCGTGATTTGATAAAAGCCAAAATCTTCATTGTTGAAAATTTTGCTGTATTCTTTTCCTGCCTGTCCGGCAGGCAGGTCTTCAAAAGCGAAGTACATTTCTTGTATCATTTGAATATGTTGGGCAGTGAGTTCAACTCTTTTACTACCCAAACTTTTTCGCATTTTCTGATAAAAACCTTCCGAGGAAGCATTAATTAATTGCACTTTGCCTTTTCTGCGTTCTTCTTTTACATTGGTCAAAAACCAGATATAGGTGGTAATGCCTGTGTTGTAGAACATATCATTCGGCAACTGGATGATACATTCTAACAAATCATTTTCCAGTATGTATTGACGAATACCGCTTTCACTACTACCTGCATCTCCTGTAAACAAAGCCGAACCATTGTGAACGGAAGCTATACGGCTACCACTGTCTTTCGGGTCTTTCATTTTTGAAAGCATATGCAGCATAAACATCAATTGTCCGTCATTGCTGCGGGATGTCAAACTGGTTTCCACCGGTTCGCCTTTGAAGTTTTTTATCTTTAGGTTAAAACGTTTGTCTTTAATCTCTACTTTTTTGCCTGTACCTACATTTAGATTTTCCATATCCTGCTTCCAGGTAGTGCCATAAGGCGGATTGGTGAGCATAAAATTGAATTTCAAATCAGGGTCAAAACCGTATTCGCTCAAGGTAGAACCAAACTTGATTTTGTCGGGGTCTTCATTTTTGAGCAACATATCGGATTTACAGGTTGCGTACATTTCGCCTGTATTTTCCTGCCCGTACAAGTGGAAAGTAGCTGTTGATTTGATTTCTCCTTCCGGGTCGGTGGCAAATATTTTGGATTGCGTGAGCATAGCACCCGAACCCGCACAAGGGTCATACACCAAGAAAGTGCCTTTTTGGATTTTATCTTTTACCGGCAAATACACCAAATGTGTCATCAATTCAATGATTTCCCGTGGTGTGAAATGTCGCCCTGCGGCTGCATTGGTTTTTTCATTGAACCTGCGAATCAAGTCCTCAAACATATAGCCCATTGCCATTGGCGAGATTTTGTCGGGGCTTAGCTCTACTTTCGGATTGCAGAATTTCTCTATCAAGGAAAAAGTAATACCTGTT
Encoded proteins:
- a CDS encoding SAM-dependent DNA methyltransferase; its protein translation is MNLNTQNLQSIINFIWTVADDVLINKFLENQYQDVILPMTVLRRLDLALEPTKDKVLKTHNEFKSKIDNVSGLLTSDLHGSGLAFYNTSPYTMKKLLDDPKNIDANFLDYLNGFSENVQDIISKFKFRNQLKTFEETGITFSLIEKFCNPKVELSPDKISPMAMGYMFEDLIRRFNEKTNAAAGRHFTPREIIELMTHLVYLPVKDKIQKGTFLVYDPCAGSGAMLTQSKIFATDPEGEIKSTATFHLYGQENTGEMYATCKSDMLLKNEDPDKIKFGSTLSEYGFDPDLKFNFMLTNPPYGTTWKQDMENLNVGTGKKVEIKDKRFNLKIKNFKGEPVETSLTSRSNDGQLMFMLHMLSKMKDPKDSGSRIASVHNGSALFTGDAGSSESGIRQYILENDLLECIIQLPNDMFYNTGITTYIWFLTNVKEERRKGKVQLINASSEGFYQKMRKSLGSKRVELTAQHIQMIQEMYFAFEDLPAGQAGKEYSKIFNNEDFGFYQITVHQPERDEKGNIVKDSKGKPKSDSSLKDTENVPMRKGIARNILIDEYFNREVLPFAVGAWYDKDKMKVGYEIAFNKYFYQYEPLRALSDIANDILALEKETDGLLKEIIE